A region of the Yarrowia lipolytica chromosome 1C, complete sequence genome:
CAACCTAcctgttgttttttcccGCTACAAACCCCTCGCTTACAAGCTCACAAGTGGTTTGTGCCATTAGTGGTTGGTGTACAAGACGCTTGTTCGTGGTGAGGTTCGGTTTGGCTTTTCTGCACATGGGAAATGAAGAACTTTAGGCACATCTCTCATCCTTGCAGGGAGCACCACCACACATGGTGCAAGTGCAGGGCTTGCGAATGAGACGGACGACAATGGTGTCTGGAGCCGGTACTTTGACGTGGCGGGACCGCGAGAGAGCAGGAAAAGTCGCCAGTGTACAATTAGAGGGCCCCATCTCTTTCCCTCGCGCTTCTATTAGCTTCCTGCTGGACTTGCCTGTTTTGTCGAATATGCAAAACTCTCCATTCCCCTGCACCTGTGTACCAATGCAGTGGAAATGGCGGGCGTTGGAGGGAGTTCATTAGTGAAGATTTATAGGGTGTAATGTAGTGTAATAATTAGACAATAGGTGAAGACAAAGACTGACATAAGTCGAGGGATTTCTCGACGACCGCGAGTAAGGGCACCTGTAGGGGAGATGGTGGTTCGGGTAGATACGTCGTCATTATGAAACGTTGGCGGGAAGAGCAGCCAAAAAAGCAAGCTGAGATTAATACTCTATCTTGAGACAATCAAAAAAGCAACTTGGATGCAACTCGGGTCCGAAGGTACAGTGTGCTAGTGGTTCAACCTGGTGAACTAGCGATCCAATGGGTATTGAGACGGTTTAAGCCTGGTGTGGTGTACATGGCatgtatatacagtatttaCTGGTGCTTCTTGTTTGATATACCTCCTCCCTGTCAAAGAGCAGAGCAAATGACATACATGGACGGTTCATAAGTAAACGCTTGGTGGAAATTTACATTAGACTGTTTGTTCGTCTCCAAGGCCAGTCTGCTTCTTTGCAAGGTCTTCTTTGGAGCTATCGTCCAACTGAGACCCAGCTTCTGGCACGCTAGATACGGTCATCATCGCTAGGGGAACCCGGCTACGGACAACAATACCCACCACCGCCATACGGCCCGATCTACAGTCTCGTATACCTGCAAACCTAAGCGTCCATTGTCTGAGCGTCGGCTGAGTGCTTCTGGAACACGTCGTTAGGGTTGGGCTGGTTTTTCAGGCTGACTTTTGCTTTTGTCCCTACTTGCTTGTAGCTTCTTGCACACGCTTTTCACACTCAAGAGGCTGGTGACAACGGCTGAGAGTCAGGTGGTGACTGAGTTACGGCTCGGACGGAGTCGTTAAAAGAAACTGACTCGGACCGGAGGTTCTCCAAAAGATGCTTCCTGTTCCGACCGAGCTTCCCCAGGGCGGATTACAGTCGAAAATAAACATCCACGAGTGCACGTCGTCTTGGACAACTCAACCCCGACTCTTCTGTAACATGGAACCGGCGCATATGCCACATGTATGCTTTACCGTGCTTGGCTGTGTCTTACCTATAGGCAGGGCAGGGATTAGGTTGTAAAAAGGGCGAGCGTGTTGACACTGGCACCTTGGACTCGGTTGTGTGCCCGCACTTGAGTCTGAGGTCCAATGAAGGAATCACACCTGTTGGATTACGAGACGTGGCCGACGAGACTACCCACAGACGCTCGCGGGAGTGTACACTACGAACGCACCATTATGGGCCAATCAACCCCCTTCTTGCTGTCACTCCTCACCGTCGCTTGTCTGATTCATCATGACGTCTCAACCACATCTGGGTGGGAAGCATCCGACGGATGTCCCTGAACAAACAAGGCACAagtgtgtactgtagcataTACACTACAAAGTAAGCACTCGTAGGGGTTTTTTGACAGGTCGGAGAAGTCGGAGGAAACGGTGTGACTGAAGACTCCAGAGTGTTGCTTTTGGGCTGGGGGTACATGTCTTCTCAGATGCTGTCCAACCGCACCCACCTCCACACGACGACATGGACCGTTAGCAAGACTCTTTTCAGGATTTCAGTTCTTTCTGCATACCCCATCTTGGAGACTGCAGCTTGGCAGAGATGAAAATGTCCAAGTCGGAGGTGCATTAGCAGCGAGCTAGTGGGACTATCTGAGCGTCTGGTTGATCTGAAAAAGATTAAGCGAAGGCCAACCTCGAACGGTGCAAGATGAGAGACCCTGAGAGAGCATTGCCGTGTGCAAGTTTCTCTCCCACCAACCTCCTCTCCgtctctacaagtagcacatCCTTGTGAAATTACAAACGCGATACTTgcaccagtacaagtaggctACTCTATCAACAACCTCGCCTATGCATTCCGATACACAGCTCCATCACcgccaccatcaccaccttcGGAGTTGGGGCTCCGGGAGAAGACTTTTCAGACCATTGTTCTTGACAGTAGCCGCCATTTCCACACTTGCCGGAgccgtgtctgtgtttgtctGTCGGACTTGTGGTGTTAGGGATCTGCTTGTGGTCTGAAAAAGAGTTTGATTCACATGGCAACAGGCCAGTTTGTTGTGCCaacctactgtacaagtcgAACTCTAACGCTGCTGGACGAAATATTTTGAACTTGACTTGtatattttttaaaaaaaaaaatttgAGCTGGGCTATATAAAAAAGGCTAAAATGGGAGTTAACGAGTAGAGCAAAGTTTAAGCAGTGCATGAATAAATACATGCCAGAAGAcagagaagagacagaaacCACAGCAGATATACCGCGTTGCACGTTGCCAGACACGTCAAGGGCCATGAAGAAATCGAGAAACGGATGCTTGCGGTGCAAACAGCTTAAGCGCAAGTGCGACGAGGAAAAACCCGCGTGTGAACGGTGTGTCAAGGCGGGAGCCGCGTGCGAGTACAAAAAAGTGCTAACCTGGGGCAATGGAGTGGCGTCCAGGGGAATCCACAAGGGCGCCACCTTCATCAGCGATGTGGGATCCCGAGCCCACGTGGAGGCGGCGGTGCGAAACTTCAGAGTCGACATTGAATCATCTCCGTCTTCCATGAGCACCCCAAGCTCGgatggaggagcaggaTCCGGAACCTGTATGGCGCACGGAGGCCTGGAGCTTCTGCCCGTCTCGTCCATCCCCGGATTTGCTGACCAAATCAGCTCCATACTCACCCACATGGAACAACCTACACACATGCCTGTGATAAACCCAGTGAATGAACAGGGAGGAAGGATACAATCGCTGTCCGCAGACGCATACCCACCGGGCTTTCTACTGGACCTGGAAGATTCGCTGCCCAAAGAAGACTACATTTTGCTGCGCAAGTTCTTCTACGAGGACCATTGGCGCTTGGTGGCCCACAACCGCAACGACGGACCGCTGAAACGATACATTGTGCCTTTGGTGAGCAAAAGTCCTGCCTTGGCCGAGGTGATTATTGTGTTTGAGGCGCTGTGTACCGGCCAGAGCTACGAGGCGTCTCTGCGACGTTTTGGAGGAGCTATTGAGCTGTTTTTGAAAGAGTTGAGCCCGGAAAAGCCTCCTGAGACGGCGTTTGCAGTGGGAGTGTTCATTTGTTTATTCTCCCTGTCGGTCGGATATAAATGGACTTCGCATATTCAACTTTTGTACTCTCTGGTTGAAGCTAAGCCTGccaccatcttctcagGAGACTTTCATTCAGACATTATCGCCAATCTGGGAGTTTTCGACCTCGACAACTTCATTGCAGGCCGAACCTCGCCCAGACTCAACATCTGGCTCAAGTATTGCATGGGCAGAAGTGGATTTGACCCCATTACTGGTTTGCCTTACTCCATGATTGATATGATTGCAAAAGCATCGGATGGGCAGAACATTATGCATGAGCTGCTGACCTTCCGACGTCCGCTGCAGGAGGTGCGACCGGAACCATTGCCGACATCGACCCCTGGACCTGCTCATATTGTGTCTCTTGTACAGATGCCCTTTTGTGAGGCGTCCATGCATGTGTGGGAGGCCTATCGACACGCATTGATGCTCTACGTGTACATGTTCAATGGAGGCCATGTGGATAACTTGGCTGCAACCTGTGAAGACGCATATATGCATTCGGATGCTGTTTTCAACTGTTCGGGCGAACTGCCTTTGTTTCTGTGCATTTGGCCTCTATTCATGGTTGGACTAATGACGGACAGTCTCACCTTGAGACAGCGAATTGCCAGACAGTTTGAGAGACTCATTTCGCCTCTCAACTATCTGCCCATACGTATGGCTCACAAGCTGATGCTGGAGTTCTGGAAGCGAAAGGAGACTCAGCCCAATGTCAGCTACCACGACATTGCTAGAGAGTGGAATATGGAGGTGTGTTTGTTCTAACTGGGAATGTGAGGTTGGTAGATATGGTGCATCCCAGGTGGTATAGACGTGGCTATGTCGGAAGGGCTAGGGGTATTTATTGTTCTGGTGTTCGTCATCAGTGTCTATTAGTATGTAAGTACAAATATACGATATTTATTGAGTTCCAGAGGAGTGAGAATAGCGGGCGAAAGGAGAAGGGGCGGCTGAGCCTTTGGCCAATGGCTTTGTGCTTTGTGTGGTATCCCTTGTGTCGACTTGTAGTAACATCTTCCGCCCATTCTCACGAGAGCAGTTCCTTGTTTACCAGCCACGTGCGGTAgggctacttgtatctcTTCTGCTCGGATCTTTTGGTTCATGAATGTCACTAACGCAGCTGCCGATTTAACCCGCCTTCAGGGCCTAGACAAAGCGCCAGGAGTGCAGTAGTTCCACTTTTAGTGTGGGGAGGTGGGCAAAGTCAGTGTAGCTGATGTGGTGAGATGTTGACTATCAGTGTAGCAAATCCCGGATCGCGACTTGCACGGAGAAAGTAATGGAACACAGCCCGTCGGCAGGGCGTTTTGTTTCCGAACTGTCGAAACACGAGGACTCCAGAGAAGCCACTGTAGGCTGTGATCTACAGATAGCTGGCACGTATCCAAGCATAATGGAATAACACAAGTGCCGGTAGATAAAGGGGCATGGGCAACGCAGGGAGATGTGGTCAGCAGCACAGAAACATAAGAGGCCGGCTATGGTTCTAAAAGTAGCACTGCTTCCCAATCAAAGGGTATAGATACAACCTCTGCAAGTGCGTGCACAAGTAGGTCACATTTTGCGGTTGTGTTCTCCGCCGTCgtcagtacaagtatgagtacTTTGGCTTATGGTTCTCCATGTTGGCGATATCCGAACGACGGGCCTTTTATCATGGGCTAGATGACATGGCTATGTGCTTGGATGCTGCGTGGTGTTTGAGAAACGGCTCAAGTCGTTGAAAGCACGCTAAACACCCTTGTTCCACGGTGCGATTGAAAAtgacagctgctgctcagagTTCCATTCAAGGATATGCCAAGCACGAAAGCGGCTCATGTTGCGTGAAACCTGTGAAGCTGTGAGTGGGGAGCTATTGGGCATGTTCCTGTCACTGCCATTTAGACCCACCTTTACAAGTATAGCTCCTCGGAGACATTACAAACCATGTGGTAAGACAGTGAGGCTACGAGTGGGCTAGAAAGATATCCGTCTCAACTAAATGCTGCCTTAGTTCGCTGCTTGCTCCAGTGTTGGGCCGATCTGGAACTAGAATGTGCGTGATACGAGCGCATCGGCGGTAGCTGTGGGTTTGGAACGGCTATTGTGCTTAGTCAAAGTTGGCACCGTAGGGTATGTAGTTACATAGAAAGGTCCGAGTGACTACTAATCAGatatgtacatacatgaTCCCGTGTCTGGGCTGGTCCTTACTACTCTTATCACGATGATCTGTATCTCAGGTGACCAAGTCTTGGGGATGAGCAAGACCACTGCCAGCTTGGGTCGTCCTCCCTGGGGAACAGTAAAGATGTATCTATATAGTAACACTTGTCCACGTCAGTCGTAAGTTCCAAAGTCATCAGGCAGGACTTTGGCCCACATTTATCCGGACATGATGGACTCTTCATTGTATTCGTCCTGAGGAATGCGTTAAGATTGTCGTCTCGGTCGTATTTGGCAATGTCCAGGTCTCAGTATTAGACGCCGttcatactgtagtgctcttgaccttgtcTCTCCAGAAGATGGCAATGTGCCCCGACTTGGTCAGAGCGCTCTCAAATGGTTCCAAGAGTTGAGGAGGATAGACTGTCGGCGATATTGATGGTGATTTTGAAGTCTTTTACTTGTGCCGTCCTCTGACGTTTCGTTCTTTCTCGGACTTGCACAGTGTTACTGATGCACTAGTGTAGTTCTTCCGGACACCTGGGACAGAGAGTCAGGATagaaggagctcatcaCCTTCTAACGAAGTCATCTCTCTTCAATGACGGCTCGTCTAGGTGCCGTACACTTCACCCAACAGTAACCTCGTCAGCAAGTTACCGAGGCATCTCAACAAAGACTTCTTGCACCCACTTGGAACGACACTCCCAAGTTGCTGCTCCGACATTGCGGTGACGTTCACAATTGCGGCGGTCAAGATGAGCTGTATATACACGAATTAATCGCCACCCAATTGGACTGTCGCTGTTCATCGAAGCCACGCCTTGAATGGTCGTACTCCTGGTCACAATCCCTCGATAACTCCCCAGATCTGATGGATTTGTTGACCACCTTTCAAGAAACATATTCGAACATGAACGGCAACCAAACGGATATTGTAGAGACTCAGTTGCCAATGACATCTACCAGAACCCTCCCTAAAAGAATCTCACTGTCGAGGTGAGCATACACTTAGGTGTTCCCATATTTCCGGCTACAGCATCAGTTGATGATCTCTACAGCCCTCCCCATTGCACCAAATAATTTAACCACGAGCATCGTCTAATACTCATACGTCTACATAGATGACCATTTGGTTCATACTCAAGCATGTCATCTGCTTCTCGGAACTCACTGTTACCGGTATCCtgcatctccttctctaACAAGCTCTACTCCAACATGAGAAAAATCTCACcttctacaagtaactTGGCATGTACCGACAACCAATCCCATCCACCAACGCTACATCTACATCCATGTCATATCATGTATTTTTTCTCACCTATTCAGCCTGGGGTTTGCCTTCTTCCCTCATcgtgttgtgtgtgtgtgtgcgtgtgtgtgtgttgtgtgctCAGTTTAGGTCCATTATGCAAGCGCGATCTCCAGTCGACCTTTATGCGTcactctttttttcctgcTCGGAGTTCGActcatcctccttctccttcttgggggtTACCAGCATTTTGTACTCCTTCTTTGTCACAAACGAGTTTTTGAGCGCGTCGTTGTCCACAAACCAGCTGACCTTGCCAGCGCATGCCTCGTTAACCAATGAACTAGGCAGACCCTTCTCCGGCCGCTCGAAAATCGTCTTGATGATGGGCGCCTTGGTGGCTCCCTCCACCACAAAGGTGACTCGGTGTGCGTGTCGGATTACGGGCAGAGTCAGCGTGATTCGTCGGGGCGGGGGCTTGGGAGCATCTTCGATGGGCGCAACCCAAGCAAGAGACTCTCGCAGAAGAGGATGGCTGGGGAACAGCGAGCAGATGTGGCCATCCGGAGCACAtccgagcagcagcaggtcgAACATGGGCAGCTTGACGGAGTCCTTGGCTGCAAAGCCCTTGATGAGCACCTTTTCGTAGGCGTCGGCGGCCTCCTGGGCGTCGTCCAGCAACGACTCATCGACGTGGAACACCCGTGGTTTCGGCGTGCCCTCAGGAATCTTGTCGTAGATCTCGCGCTTGAAGAGTCCGTAATTGGACTGCTCATCGTCAAAGGGCACCAGGCGCTCGTCGGCAAAATAAATATCCCACTGATCCCATCGCACATCGTCACGTGCCAGCAGCCCCTCGTTGAGCACGTGGATCAGCGAGCCGCCGGAAATGCCGATTCGGAACcgacgtggaggaggcgaGGTGGGCGTCTGTGTTCCGCTGTTGGCCCCAGAGCCTGCCCCGGCATTGGCGGGACGCTTGTTATCTACCGCCCGTTTGGCATCCAGCACATTGTTCTGCTGCGCCACCACATGATCGGCCAGCGCCTCAGCCACCCGGTGGCTCTCGGGCCATGCGTACACTGCAGGCACCTGTGTAGTCATCTTTGTGTCTTGTTGAGTCGTGTCTTGACAAGAGGTGTGGTGAGGGTGTgagagtgtgtgtgtgagtgtgttTAGTgagtggtgatgtttgtCTATCTTTGTGGTGCAGATAAGAAGTTTATTTTCAGCTTGACTAAGATGGTAACAATACTGTATTAAGAGATGTTGTTAAAAATTGTATTGCTGTGGAGACGGTGCGTCAATATGGGGCTTGCCACAGTGTCTTTGTGTcagtgtgtttgtgtcgccTATCCTCCACTATAAATACCCCCCTCGTTCCTCCCCCCCCGCCACGTCTCCTTGACTCTTGTTGCACCGACTTCCGCTACTTGTTGCTCTGTGGGGCTTTGTGGGGCACTATGTCTCCATATGTATGCGGTTACAGTTTGGGAGATTACCCGTAAAAGACAATATCATGTGACCGCATGCCAGCGGGCTGGTTGGGTTGTCACACGGACAGATACTTGTGCAAACCCTACACATATGCAGATTGCAGCTTGCTTGGTGGAGTCTGGGTATTTCGCGTCTCGGCCTCTTGTGGccaatcaaaaaaaaataaccCACCTCAAGCGAAAACGAACCGGTCAAAGATCTTTTAAGCTCCGGTCAGTTCCGTATTTTACAAGCACGCAGACATGCATGCAAAAAGCATTTTTTTTCGCTCGTGTGGTGTCCTCTATTCGGTAGGGTAACCAGCGATGTCCACAAGCAAGCGAAGGGGAGGGTTTCCACATGTAACGACATGTATGAGACTGGACAGAAAGTATTTGCATTTCCTCATAAATTCTCCGTGCATTATCCAGCAGTTGCCATGGAAACTAAACAGGCAACTTCCTGATAGGGTTGGGGTCGCTAGGTTAGGGTTGGCTTAATGAATGGTGGCGTCTAGTTAATCTCAGAGGTAATTGATCGGTATGGGATTTGTTGGAATTAGGAAATTTGAGTATTCAGAATTTGTGAGAAattcaacaaaaaaaaaaaagaagaaaaaagaaacaagcagaaaaaaaaattaagaagaaaaaaatagaacGGTATATAATGATTATTATGTTCAAAAAAGATCTTGATGACTAATGGCAACGGAATATGAAGTATTTCGCGTGGCACCCGTGTGATCCTGCGGCTGTGATCTGAGCATATATGGAATGTTAGACAATGGGTAGAAGGGTAGTAGGTAATATATAAGATGATTCTGGTGAGATGACAGTTGACCCTTCTAATAAGAGTGGTCGATATTATCGATTTTGATCATGAGAGCGGTTGAGTTGTAATTTTTCGGTGGAAAATGATCCGCTATCTGGACTCGTTTTGTGGTGTGCAACAGGACATGATTGTGTGCTTTCTACTGACGCTTCTGATTCGGTTCAAATTTGTAGAGCTTCATGGCAGTTCTATTACATACAAACAGTAACATTGACAAgtgtattgtattgtacgagtCCTGTAAGTGCACTAATACCGGTATGAGCTCGAGATGTGCAGTGACTACAAGAGAACAGACTCAATAGACAGAGACACACGGCTTTACCGTTGTTTTCTCGGTCATCGGAGTGATACCGAGTGGTCTGGTTATTGCATGTTCATGTTGGAGTTCGCTCTGGTACAAGTTGAGTATCGTACCATAGACAATGGCATCCACTTGCAGACTTCACCACACAGGATCGATATAGATAATTGTCTATTTTCCAGATATGAAACATCCTTGTTAAGTAATGTATATACCACACTGTTCGAAGTGATTCCGGGGGCGGTTGGTGCCTTCAGTGAAAAGGTAGAGCTCATCTCGTACGCCAAAGGGATGTCCCGATAAGGCATTTCTAATAGGCAGTACTCTGAGATAAATTCTGTAAAAACTGGGGTCGAAAGCAATAGTATCCAGCCCAAAATTATACACCAAGTTTTGCTCTCTTAAATTCTCGTAACACAAACACTTACATCTGAATATAGACGTTGTTGGGCACCATTTTCATCCCCATTGAGTGACAATGAGATAAATTTATAAAACTAACACCTTTTGGTATTGCAATGTGGATACGGTGAACCAATGGTTTTCTTTTATAGGCTCTATGGTCTCTATTGTCGTTATCACCACAAGTATGGGAGAATCATGGCCTCCAGGAAGCTCCCTCGCCAACTCACCTCCTTGGAAAGGTGATaatcttcttggggggctactgtacttgtagagttGTATGTCGGATCAAATGTATTCAGATTTAGTCGCTTGGCTACTCTTCCTTTTCAAATTTACACTGCGTATTTTACGGTAATTAAATGTGTTATTTGTGAATTAATTAGAGGTATTATTGGGATACAGTGACGGTAGATTAGGATGAAGTATGAGCTGTACAGTGGGTGCATTGTTGATCAGACATGAGACTTACGGCTGCTCTCAGTCAGAGCAGTATCTGCGCTAGTCTTTGGATCGGCAATTCGAGGAGCGCTCAATCGCGGCCAAAACTTTTCGGCTTGGGGATCATAGAGTAGACCTCCTATTCGGCATCTTGAAGCAGCGAGACGATTGTTTTTTATTAAAGGCCATGCAGAAACAAATAAGAGACTGGTTGTGACCATAAACAAAACTGAAGAACCAATTGCAAGTCCCAGATTTGTCCAGTAGAGGAATAGTCTGGTTGAGAGGCATTGTGGGACACTGAAGTACGATAGACACCGTCTAAAATTGTTGGTTTGGCGTGAGAAAGCTCACTCTGTTTTGAGCAGTAGACTAGGCCCTCAGCAAGCACCCAGGCCAGCATTCCAAGCCAGATAATGGTCATGATGACCTCACAAACCAGAGTTACATCTCCCCTGGTCTTTCTCGGGCCCGGTGGGGTTCGATCATGATATAGCTGAGCCACATGCAAGTGCTGACAAACATGAATGTCACCAGTCCCCAAGAATAGCTAAGAATGTCAGTGCGTGATTCAATGATGATGTCGAGGACCCTTACTAGATAAAATCCCCATGACACTCCACAGAGTGGAATTTGAAAGCTTCTGATATTGACCATGAGTGTTTGTAAAGTCATGTTGAGTGTTGATAACACCTTGCACCTTGGCGACGCAATATATCACGAATGAGAAGAGGCTCATTATACCCCCTCTCTCAAAAATAGAATCAAATGATATAtatgtgtatatatatatatagataaTGAACCGCTCTTCCGATCTAACTCAAAAAACAAGTTGCCAGACAGCAGTTGGTGAGATTTGGATGCGGCTAACGAGTCTCACTTCACAAAGAACGGGCTGTGTTTTGATGCAACGAAGGACACTGTTGATGTAGAGCGAGTAGTTGACGAATGCTGCAGATCCTACACTGTCCAAAGGCTTGATTGATCAGTACCTTTGCCGCTACAGATTTCCCATCCGCCCCGGCATCGCTATCATAAATTCTATTAACTATCTCCACTTGCAAAATTAGAGTCTGTAAGCGAATGCATAAAGGTGCGGATACGATTATATAAATAAGTCTTAAAACCTTGGCAGAAACTCCCAGGCATTTCAAAGGGAAGACTCCAGAGACATTTCGAAAAGACGTGATACCAATATACACGTCATATTAAGGCGCtgtcaaaaaaatcagTTGATTGAGGTCATTATTGGATGATTTATAATGGTCTCGACACCTTCAGTAATGTCAAGTAAATTTATAACTAACTCAGAAAGAGTCGGATAAATAGACCCAAGTATTGGGTCAGATTGCTCCGTAACGGCATGACCAGGTCCAAGGAACAAGTCACTAGATGAATTGACTGTAATTTTTCTCAAAATACACTGTTGTGGAAAGTGTCCTGTCAGTCATGCAACTTGCAGCTTCtgtgggtggtggatcAGTGCCGTCCTGTCCTGGTGGGAAGCACTGATTCACATGACTTTAAGACGATCAACGAAAACATTTGCTTGGAGTTAAAGGTACACtaatgtactgtatataaaGGTTGTAGCGTATGTGACATATTCTTCATGTCTATAGACATACTCATACTCTTCAAGTCCAGGGCAGGGTCTGCAATCCTAGCCAGTATGCCAGAAATCAGGTCGTATTGAGGCTGTTGTAAAGTGGGTTAAATTTTCAGAAATCTGCTTACTTACTGATGATTCTACTGAAAACATGTCTTCTCTAGCTTGGAAATTGATTATTcaaagtacagtatcaaATTATGACTAGCTGCAGCACCAAGGACCAAAATGAATCAGTCTACTGAAGTTCCTGAAGTTCCAGGGACTCGGAGTTGTCCAATGCCATTaaatcaacatcaacaagttcTCAAGAACGGGTATTGCTTCGGCAATCGCTCTTCTCTAGTGTCCCTAAACATGGTACACACGACGACTGCGCATTATTCTACCGATCAGAGTCGAAACTTGCCCTAGAGCTCAATAAGTGTCCGTTTATTAATATTTCAGAAGGTATTGAGCCCAGTtcgaaagaaaaaaaggtcACGAGAGTGAGAGAGAGGTGCATAGGCCCTTAGAAccaactgctgctgctcttcaTGTAATTTCAACGATGCTGACAATAAGACCGCCACAGTATATATCCACCGTAAATATCCATTTTAATCACGTCACAGTCCATTTTTCACATGACCATCGACTTtattcacgtgaccattgACTTTTCCACCTGCTTCCTAATCGAGCAAACTTTTTGTCCGCATCTGTCAGCTTGTTTACAGTTCGCTATCTGAGGGCGGATGTTGCGATAAGCCATATTGGGAAGGGGGTTGGTGATGGGTGAAATTTTGACATGATCAGGATTAAAACTGAACCAGTGGACTTTTCTCAGTCTGTCAATTACCCTGATATGTTCAAGATCCAAATTGGGATCTTTTTGCTTACTAAAACAATCAAAATATCACCACAGTGAGTGGACGATCCACAGCAACATTTAGAGGTGGCTACCACTGCTGTTGTAGCAACTAAAAAGAAGCCATATAAGCAACAGGAGCACTCCGTATCGCCAGCGTGCGCGCTCGAATCGAATACACAACCATCCCATTCATAACACAGTTGTATTACTAACCAGGCACtaaaagtacatactgtaccgctgctactcgtacagcTACACTCAGAGTGATTCCACAGTTCAAAATGACACAGATGCAACTACTAGGGCACAGTACGA
Encoded here:
- a CDS encoding uncharacterized protein (Compare to YALI0C19063g, no similarity), with amino-acid sequence MNKYMPEDREETETTADIPRCTLPDTSRAMKKSRNGCLRCKQLKRKCDEEKPACERCVKAGAACEYKKVLTWGNGVASRGIHKGATFISDVGSRAHVEAAVRNFRVDIESSPSSMSTPSSDGGAGSGTCMAHGGLELLPVSSIPGFADQISSILTHMEQPTHMPVINPVNEQGGRIQSLSADAYPPGFLLDLEDSLPKEDYILLRKFFYEDHWRLVAHNRNDGPLKRYIVPLVSKSPALAEVIIVFEALCTGQSYEASLRRFGGAIELFLKELSPEKPPETAFAVGVFICLFSLSVGYKWTSHIQLLYSLVEAKPATIFSGDFHSDIIANLGVFDLDNFIAGRTSPRLNIWLKYCMGRSGFDPITGLPYSMIDMIAKASDGQNIMHELLTFRRPLQEVRPEPLPTSTPGPAHIVSLVQMPFCEASMHVWEAYRHALMLYVYMFNGGHVDNLAATCEDAYMHSDAVFNCSGELPLFLCIWPLFMVGLMTDSLTLRQRIARQFERLISPLNYLPIRMAHKLMLEFWKRKETQPNVSYHDIAREWNMEVCLF
- a CDS encoding uncharacterized protein (Compare to YALI0C19085g, similar to uniprot|P37262 Saccharomyces cerevisiae YCR073wa SOL2 multicopy suppressor of LOS1-1 P4.51.f4.1); translation: MTTQVPAVYAWPESHRVAEALADHVVAQQNNVLDAKRAVDNKRPANAGAGSGANSGTQTPTSPPPRRFRIGISGGSLIHVLNEGLLARDDVRWDQWDIYFADERLVPFDDEQSNYGLFKREIYDKIPEGTPKPRVFHVDESLLDDAQEAADAYEKVLIKGFAAKDSVKLPMFDLLLLGCAPDGHICSLFPSHPLLRESLAWVAPIEDAPKPPPRRITLTLPVIRHAHRVTFVVEGATKAPIIKTIFERPEKGLPSSLVNEACAGKVSWFVDNDALKNSFVTKKEYKMLVTPKKEKEDESNSEQEKKSDA